Proteins from a single region of Zonotrichia leucophrys gambelii isolate GWCS_2022_RI chromosome 17, RI_Zleu_2.0, whole genome shotgun sequence:
- the DAB2IP gene encoding disabled homolog 2-interacting protein isoform X9, giving the protein MPRLKESRSHESLLSPSSAVEALDLSMEEEVVIKPVHSSILGQDFCFEVTTSSGSKCFSCRSAAERDKWMENLRRAVHPNKDNSRRVENMLKLWIIEAKDLPAKKKYLCELCLDDVLYARTTCKLKTDNVFWGEHFEFNNLPSLKNITVHLYKETDKKKKKDKTNFIGQVNIPVSSVTGRQFVEKWYPVVSPNPGKGKAPGPMIRIKSRYQSMSILPMEMYKEFAEYITNNYMVLCSVLEPSLSVKNKEEMASALVHILQSTGKAKDFLTDLMMSEVDRCGENEHLIFRENTLATKAIEEYLKLVGQKYLQDALGEFIKALYESDENCEVDPSKCSSSDLPEHQGNLKMCCELAFCKIINSYCVFPRELKEVFASWRQECSNRGRPDISERLISASLFLRFLCPAIMSPSLFSLLQEYPDDRTARTLTLIAKVTQNLANFAKFGSKEEYMSFMNQFLEHEWTNMQRFLLEISNPETISNTAGFEGYIDLGRELSTLHSLLWEVISQLEQGTATKLGPLPRILRDVNAALSNPACVQVSVTAEHAASTPSAGNSISAGLQKMVIENDLSGLIDFTRLPSPTPENKDLFFVTRSAGAQPSPARSSSYSEANEPDVQMSNGSKSLSMVDLQDNRLLDSGANAPGTADSLNDSQSSLGQLQGVWSTRTQQNSVTGMATVRRVGQTPTTPSGESAPGRPQLLAPLSFQNPVYQMAAGLPLSPRGLGDSGSECHSSLSSHSNSEELTANKHGFAGPAASEDFSRRPGELARRQLSLTEKGGQPTMPRQNSAGPQRRIDQPPPPPPPVSRGRTPPSLLNTVQYQRPSSGSMMSSSPDWPGSGARLRQQSSSSKGDSPEMKQRTMHKQAPSPVNPNALDRTAAWLLNMNMQFLEDESIDPDSKHRDKLRNKDELSQAEKYQQDLVVLQDKLRISNKKLEEYETRFKCQEETTQKLVLEYQARLEESEERLRRQQEDKEIQMKGIISRLMSVEEELKKDHAEMQAAVDSKQKIIDAQEKRIASLDAANARLMSALTQLKERYSMQTRNGISPTNPTKLQITENGEFRNSSNC; this is encoded by the exons ATGCCGAGGCTGAAGGAGTCGCGCTCCCACGAGTCCCTGCTCAGTCCCAGTAGTGCTGTTGAGGCTCTGGATCTCAgcatggaggaggaggtggtCATCAAGCCAGtccacagcagcatcctgggaCAAGACTTCTGCTTTGAG GTGACGACTTCATCAGGAAGCAAATGCTTCTCGTGTCGTTCGGCGGCGGAGCGAGATAAATGGATGGAGAACCTGCGGCGCGCCGTGCACCCCAACAAG GACAACAGCAGAAGGGTAGAGAATATGTTAAAGTTATGGATTATTGAAGCCAAGGACCTGCCAGCTAAGAAAAAGTACCTGTGTGAATTATGCCTGGATGACGTTCTTTATGCACGAACTACCTGTAAATTGAAAACTGATAATGTCTTTTGGGGGGAGCACTTTGAATTTAATAACCTCCCATCGCTCAAAAACATTACTGTGCACTTATACAAAGAGactgacaagaagaagaagaaggacaagacCAACTTCATCGGGCAGGTGAACATCCCTGTGAGCTCGGTGACGGGCCGGCAGTTTGTGGAGAAATGGTACCCAGTGGTGAGCCCCAACCCCGGCAAGGGCAAGGCCCCAGGGCCCATGATCCGCATCAAATCCCGCTACCAGAGCATGAGCATCCTCCCCATGGAGATGTACAAGGAGTTTGCTGAGTACATCACCAACAACTACATGGTGCTGTGCTCGGTGCTGGAGCCCTCGCTGAGCGTCAAGAACAAGGAGGAGATGGCGTCAGCGCTGGTGCACATCCTGCAGAGCACGGGCAAGGCCAAG GATTTCTTGACTGACCTGATGATGTCTGAAGTTGATCGCTGTGGTGAGAATGAGCATCTCATTTTCAGGGAGAACACACTGGCCACCAAAGCAATTGAAGAATACCTGAAGCTGGTGGGGCAGAAATACTTACAAGATGCCTTAG GGGAGTTCATCAAGGCACTGTATGAATCAGATGAAAATTGTGAGGTGGATCCCAGCAAATGTTCATCTTCGGACCTCCCCGAACATCAGGGCAACCTGAAGATGTGCTGTGAGCTGGCCTTCTGCAAGATCATCAACTCCTACTG CGTCTTCCCAAGAGAGCTCAAAGAAGTTTTTGCCTCGTGGAGACAGGAGTGCAGCAACCGAGGCCGGCCCGACATCAGCGAGCGGCTGATCAGCGCCTCGCTGTTCCTGCGCTTCCTGTGCCCGGCCATCATGTCCCCGTCCCTGTTCAGCCTGCTCCAGGAGTACCCCGACGACCGCACCGCGCGCACCCTGACCCTCATCGCCAAGGTCACCCAGAACCTCGCCAACTTTGCCAA GTTTGGCAGCAAAGAGGAATACATGTCCTTTATGAATCAGTTCCTGGAACATGAATGGACTAACATGCAGAGATTTCTCCTGGAGATTTCCAATCCTGAAACCATCTCAAACACAGCTGGCTTTGAGGGCTACATTGACCTGGGCCGGGAACTGTCCACATTGCACTCACTACTCTGGGAAgtcatttcccagctggagcag ggcactgccaccaAACTGGGGCCTCTGCCCCGGATCCTGCGGGACGTCAACGCCGCGCTCAGTAACCCGGCCTGCGTGCAGGTGTCGGTCACGGCCGAGCACGCCGCCTCCACACCCAGTGCTGGcaacagcatctctgcagggctgcagaaaaTGGTCATAGAGAATGACTTATCTGG TCTGATAGATTTCACACGGTTACCATCTCCAACCCCTGAAAACAAGGACTTGTTTTTTGTCACAAGGTCTGCTGGGGCCCAGCCCTCGCCTGCCCGAAGCTCCAGTTACTCAGAGGCCAATGAGCCCGACGTGCAGATGTCTAATGGCAGCAAGAGTTTGTCCATGGTGGACTTGCAGGACAATCGGCTCTTGGACAGCGGGGCCAACGCGCCCGGCACAGCCGACTCGCTCAATGACAGTCAGTCGTCCCTGGGGCAGTTGCAGGGCGTTTGGAGCACACGGACTCAGCAGAACAGCGTGACGGGCATGGCCACCGTGCGCCGGGTGGGCCAGACCCCCACCACGCCGAGCGGCGAGAGCgcgcccggccggccgcagctGCTGGCGCCGCTGTCCTTCCAGAACCCCGTGTACCAGATGGCCGCCGGGCTGCCGCTGTCCCCCCGCGGCCTGGGCGACTCCGGCTCCGAGTGCCACAGCTCgctcagctcccacagcaaCAGCGAGGAGCTGACGGCCAACAAGCACGGCTtcgccggccccgccgccagcGAGGACTTCTCGCGCCGGCCGGGGGAGCTGGCGCGGCGGCAGCTGTCGCTGACCGAGAAGGGCGGCCAGCCCACGATGCCGCGGCAGAACAGCGCGGGGCCGCAGCGCCGCATCGACcagccgcccccgccgccgccgcccgtcAGCCGCGGCCGCACGCCGCCCTCCCTGCTGAACACGGTGCAGTACCAGCGACCTTCCAGCGGCAGCATGATGTCCTCATCGCCCGACTGGCCTGGCAGCGGGGCGCGGCTCCGGCAGCAGTCCTCCTCCTCCAAGGGTGACAGCCCCGAGATGAAGCAGCGCACCATGCACAAACAG GCCCCTTCTCCTGTGAACCCCAATGCCCTGGACCGCACTGCTGCTTGGCTTTTGAATATGAACATGCAGTTTTTAGAAGATGAAAGCATTGACCCAGATTCCAAGCACAGGGATAAGCTCAGGAATAAGGACGAGCTCAGCCAAGCAGAAAAG TACCAGCAGGACCTGGTGGTGCTGCAGGACAAGCTCCGCATCTCCAACAAGAAGCTGGAGGAATATGAGACTCGCTTCAAATGCCAGGAGGAGACCACGCAGAAGCTGGTGCTGGAGtaccaggccaggctggaggagagcGAGGAGCGGCTCcggaggcagcaggaggataAGGAGATCCAGATGAAGGGCATCATCAGCAG ACTGATGTCGGTTGAGGAGGAGTTAAAGAAGGACCACGCTGAAATGCAGGCTGCTGTGGATTCCAAGCAGAAGATCATTGATGCACAG
- the DAB2IP gene encoding disabled homolog 2-interacting protein isoform X8, translating to MAHAGAAGCCCRRYSLLWIALLQRSHLMPRLKESRSHESLLSPSSAVEALDLSMEEEVVIKPVHSSILGQDFCFEVTTSSGSKCFSCRSAAERDKWMENLRRAVHPNKDNSRRVENMLKLWIIEAKDLPAKKKYLCELCLDDVLYARTTCKLKTDNVFWGEHFEFNNLPSLKNITVHLYKETDKKKKKDKTNFIGQVNIPVSSVTGRQFVEKWYPVVSPNPGKGKAPGPMIRIKSRYQSMSILPMEMYKEFAEYITNNYMVLCSVLEPSLSVKNKEEMASALVHILQSTGKAKDFLTDLMMSEVDRCGENEHLIFRENTLATKAIEEYLKLVGQKYLQDALGEFIKALYESDENCEVDPSKCSSSDLPEHQGNLKMCCELAFCKIINSYCVFPRELKEVFASWRQECSNRGRPDISERLISASLFLRFLCPAIMSPSLFSLLQEYPDDRTARTLTLIAKVTQNLANFAKFGSKEEYMSFMNQFLEHEWTNMQRFLLEISNPETISNTAGFEGYIDLGRELSTLHSLLWEVISQLEQGTATKLGPLPRILRDVNAALSNPACVQVSVTAEHAASTPSAGNSISAGLQKMVIENDLSGLIDFTRLPSPTPENKDLFFVTRSAGAQPSPARSSSYSEANEPDVQMSNGSKSLSMVDLQDNRLLDSGANAPGTADSLNDSQSSLGQLQGVWSTRTQQNSVTGMATVRRVGQTPTTPSGESAPGRPQLLAPLSFQNPVYQMAAGLPLSPRGLGDSGSECHSSLSSHSNSEELTANKHGFAGPAASEDFSRRPGELARRQLSLTEKGGQPTMPRQNSAGPQRRIDQPPPPPPPVSRGRTPPSLLNTVQYQRPSSGSMMSSSPDWPGSGARLRQQSSSSKGDSPEMKQRTMHKQAPSPVNPNALDRTAAWLLNMNMQFLEDESIDPDSKHRDKLRNKDELSQAEKYQQDLVVLQDKLRISNKKLEEYETRFKCQEETTQKLVLEYQARLEESEERLRRQQEDKEIQMKGIISRLMSVEEELKKDHAEMQAAVDSKQKIIDAQEKRIASLDAANARLMSALTQLKERYSMQTRNGISPTNPTKLQITENGEFRNSSNC from the exons ATGGCTCACGCAGGGGCCgccggctgctgctgcaggcgcTACTCCCTGCTGTGGATCGCGCTGCTGCAAAG ATCCCATCTAATGCCGAGGCTGAAGGAGTCGCGCTCCCACGAGTCCCTGCTCAGTCCCAGTAGTGCTGTTGAGGCTCTGGATCTCAgcatggaggaggaggtggtCATCAAGCCAGtccacagcagcatcctgggaCAAGACTTCTGCTTTGAG GTGACGACTTCATCAGGAAGCAAATGCTTCTCGTGTCGTTCGGCGGCGGAGCGAGATAAATGGATGGAGAACCTGCGGCGCGCCGTGCACCCCAACAAG GACAACAGCAGAAGGGTAGAGAATATGTTAAAGTTATGGATTATTGAAGCCAAGGACCTGCCAGCTAAGAAAAAGTACCTGTGTGAATTATGCCTGGATGACGTTCTTTATGCACGAACTACCTGTAAATTGAAAACTGATAATGTCTTTTGGGGGGAGCACTTTGAATTTAATAACCTCCCATCGCTCAAAAACATTACTGTGCACTTATACAAAGAGactgacaagaagaagaagaaggacaagacCAACTTCATCGGGCAGGTGAACATCCCTGTGAGCTCGGTGACGGGCCGGCAGTTTGTGGAGAAATGGTACCCAGTGGTGAGCCCCAACCCCGGCAAGGGCAAGGCCCCAGGGCCCATGATCCGCATCAAATCCCGCTACCAGAGCATGAGCATCCTCCCCATGGAGATGTACAAGGAGTTTGCTGAGTACATCACCAACAACTACATGGTGCTGTGCTCGGTGCTGGAGCCCTCGCTGAGCGTCAAGAACAAGGAGGAGATGGCGTCAGCGCTGGTGCACATCCTGCAGAGCACGGGCAAGGCCAAG GATTTCTTGACTGACCTGATGATGTCTGAAGTTGATCGCTGTGGTGAGAATGAGCATCTCATTTTCAGGGAGAACACACTGGCCACCAAAGCAATTGAAGAATACCTGAAGCTGGTGGGGCAGAAATACTTACAAGATGCCTTAG GGGAGTTCATCAAGGCACTGTATGAATCAGATGAAAATTGTGAGGTGGATCCCAGCAAATGTTCATCTTCGGACCTCCCCGAACATCAGGGCAACCTGAAGATGTGCTGTGAGCTGGCCTTCTGCAAGATCATCAACTCCTACTG CGTCTTCCCAAGAGAGCTCAAAGAAGTTTTTGCCTCGTGGAGACAGGAGTGCAGCAACCGAGGCCGGCCCGACATCAGCGAGCGGCTGATCAGCGCCTCGCTGTTCCTGCGCTTCCTGTGCCCGGCCATCATGTCCCCGTCCCTGTTCAGCCTGCTCCAGGAGTACCCCGACGACCGCACCGCGCGCACCCTGACCCTCATCGCCAAGGTCACCCAGAACCTCGCCAACTTTGCCAA GTTTGGCAGCAAAGAGGAATACATGTCCTTTATGAATCAGTTCCTGGAACATGAATGGACTAACATGCAGAGATTTCTCCTGGAGATTTCCAATCCTGAAACCATCTCAAACACAGCTGGCTTTGAGGGCTACATTGACCTGGGCCGGGAACTGTCCACATTGCACTCACTACTCTGGGAAgtcatttcccagctggagcag ggcactgccaccaAACTGGGGCCTCTGCCCCGGATCCTGCGGGACGTCAACGCCGCGCTCAGTAACCCGGCCTGCGTGCAGGTGTCGGTCACGGCCGAGCACGCCGCCTCCACACCCAGTGCTGGcaacagcatctctgcagggctgcagaaaaTGGTCATAGAGAATGACTTATCTGG TCTGATAGATTTCACACGGTTACCATCTCCAACCCCTGAAAACAAGGACTTGTTTTTTGTCACAAGGTCTGCTGGGGCCCAGCCCTCGCCTGCCCGAAGCTCCAGTTACTCAGAGGCCAATGAGCCCGACGTGCAGATGTCTAATGGCAGCAAGAGTTTGTCCATGGTGGACTTGCAGGACAATCGGCTCTTGGACAGCGGGGCCAACGCGCCCGGCACAGCCGACTCGCTCAATGACAGTCAGTCGTCCCTGGGGCAGTTGCAGGGCGTTTGGAGCACACGGACTCAGCAGAACAGCGTGACGGGCATGGCCACCGTGCGCCGGGTGGGCCAGACCCCCACCACGCCGAGCGGCGAGAGCgcgcccggccggccgcagctGCTGGCGCCGCTGTCCTTCCAGAACCCCGTGTACCAGATGGCCGCCGGGCTGCCGCTGTCCCCCCGCGGCCTGGGCGACTCCGGCTCCGAGTGCCACAGCTCgctcagctcccacagcaaCAGCGAGGAGCTGACGGCCAACAAGCACGGCTtcgccggccccgccgccagcGAGGACTTCTCGCGCCGGCCGGGGGAGCTGGCGCGGCGGCAGCTGTCGCTGACCGAGAAGGGCGGCCAGCCCACGATGCCGCGGCAGAACAGCGCGGGGCCGCAGCGCCGCATCGACcagccgcccccgccgccgccgcccgtcAGCCGCGGCCGCACGCCGCCCTCCCTGCTGAACACGGTGCAGTACCAGCGACCTTCCAGCGGCAGCATGATGTCCTCATCGCCCGACTGGCCTGGCAGCGGGGCGCGGCTCCGGCAGCAGTCCTCCTCCTCCAAGGGTGACAGCCCCGAGATGAAGCAGCGCACCATGCACAAACAG GCCCCTTCTCCTGTGAACCCCAATGCCCTGGACCGCACTGCTGCTTGGCTTTTGAATATGAACATGCAGTTTTTAGAAGATGAAAGCATTGACCCAGATTCCAAGCACAGGGATAAGCTCAGGAATAAGGACGAGCTCAGCCAAGCAGAAAAG TACCAGCAGGACCTGGTGGTGCTGCAGGACAAGCTCCGCATCTCCAACAAGAAGCTGGAGGAATATGAGACTCGCTTCAAATGCCAGGAGGAGACCACGCAGAAGCTGGTGCTGGAGtaccaggccaggctggaggagagcGAGGAGCGGCTCcggaggcagcaggaggataAGGAGATCCAGATGAAGGGCATCATCAGCAG ACTGATGTCGGTTGAGGAGGAGTTAAAGAAGGACCACGCTGAAATGCAGGCTGCTGTGGATTCCAAGCAGAAGATCATTGATGCACAG